The Euphorbia lathyris chromosome 4, ddEupLath1.1, whole genome shotgun sequence genomic interval TCACCAAAAAAGAATTGGCAATTTTGTACCTTATCCTTAAATCATGTTTTAGCCCACAATTTGACAATTGACTCCACGGCCTATAATGTATGATAGGCATTGATAAGAGGCAAATACACTAAAAGTTGAAGTAGATGGACTTAATTGATAAACTATGCATAAGTGGAGGGGCCAATTTGACAAAATTGATCAAGTGTAGGGACCCAATGATGATTTTTTCCTAGTTTGTGTGCATTGTTTGTTTGATCTCTGTAAAGACAAATTATGAATTTCTTGGGTTGTGTTAGGTTCCACAAGGGCTCGGCAAGCATGTGGTGTCTTCCAAGAAGGCTCAAGCTAATTggtaattacaaaaataatcttGTTTGGTTgtttaattaacatatgttgTTAGCTGTTTATGGTAACAGGTAGAGATAGCTGGTTTTCCTTCAGAAAAAGCTATACGCAGTTTTTTTTCTAGTACTAATGAAACTTTTATTCTACTATTTAGAGTGAAAAAGCAAAAAAGAGCTATGAAAAGGAGAACCAAACAGACACTTAGTACCCGTTTGGTTATCATTTTGTTGTTTTGCTCCAAACAATAGATATAGAGTGTTTGGTTCTAGGAATCACCGACACTTATAGGATATTAACGTAGAGTGTCGGACACTTTTGGGACTTGGACAATTTGGGGACACGGATTCTAAATTAACTAAGTAGAATATAGaagtatttttaaataattttacaacatatttttaaaattgttGTTTGCCGCACCCACATTTGTATGAGTACCCGTGTCGGTGCTTACTAAGGATTGGAAAACAACTGTTATAACTAATTTGGGAGGAAAACCAACTACCAGCAAACAacaataaccgaaccaaacgcGCCCTTGATGTCggattataatttatttcaacTTTGAAAATGTATGTTTAAGGTATAGAAAGCTGTTGGAGGCATGGAGAGAAGCTAGACCCCCACCAAAAACAGCAGAAGAAGCATCAAGGCTTATTATTCAAACCTTAAAGAGGCATCACAAAGCAGATGTTGAGGTAAATTTAGTGAAAACATGATTCAAACatttgagggcgagccttgacGCCACGATAAACGTTGTGCCAACGGTAGACGTTGTTGTCGTATGACCGAGAGGTCAccggttcgagtcttaggagtggggttttaccaaaaaaattggcaggaAAAGGTTTGCCCCCAATTCACCCTTGTGGGTGGGACCCCTCAGACCCTCGCTTAGCAGGGATgcatagtgcaccgggccgcccttttatgATTCAAACATCTATGAAAAGTTTGATAGATATAGATAGATGATCCTTAATTCAAATTATgcatttttatttctgtttttatagGGTTTGTTGGCTTTCTATGGTCTTCCACTTCCTCATGCTCTTGTTCAACTCTCTACCGGGGTCCCAACATCGTTGCCGCACGGGGTCAAATTCGAGTTTCAGACTCTGCCGGTTCGGAAAGAAACCCAAAAAACTTTGCACAATTTCTGTTATCTTCAAAATGTGTTTGATTTTGGTACTACAATTCAGGTGGATGCAAGAGCTGTTGCGGATGGGGATACTATAACGGTCTATGTCAGCACGGCCGATCCTAGGGAGTCGTCGTGTGTTCCTAATGAAGTTCAGACAGCTGCTGTTCAAAGATCGATGGCACGCGCAGAGAGGAATTATGAGGAGGCAGATGCACTCCATAAGAAAATTATCGAAGCTGGATATCGGTGCGTTATCTGTATATCGTTACGTAGAATCTGTTAAAAGCACTGGTTTTTGATGCTCTTGTTTTTGCAGGGtgatttttgttcaaaacgaggAGGTTCTTGCTCGAAAATATCGCATTCGATTAAGGTAACGTCGATTTCTTGCAAAATCATTTTCAAGTCTGTTATCTATAACGTTAGATACTAATGAATACCGGATTGGAACAACGTAGGGGAATAGATGCACCAGAGAGCAAAATGCCGTATGGAAAAGAATCACAGGAAGAGCTTGTTAAGCTTGTTGAGGGCAAGTGTTTGAGAATCTTTGTCTATACCGTAGATCGGTACGGCCGATCTGTTGGTGATATATATAGCAATGGCATATTTGTACAGGTAGACCTCGTGCTACTACGTCTCTTCTCGGACTTTACTGAATCGGTACTTTATACAATCCGTTTTGTGTTTACAGGAAGTAATGCTAAAGAAAGGTTTCGCATGGCATTATGATACCTACGACAAACGCACCGAACTGGCACAGGTAAGGAAACAATATACCTTGCTCGTCTACTGAATTCGTTCTGCTCTAATTTTAGTGTTGATTATGTTAGTGGGAAGCCGAGGCTCGAATGAAACGGCTAGGCCTCTGGGCTGCGAAGAATCCTACGGAGCCATGGGAATGGAGAA includes:
- the LOC136226198 gene encoding staphylococcal-like nuclease CAN2, with the translated sequence MGNALRIICGNCCKPTTAGDSESLGHHGVSAATVGVSALAQDLLHFEINSQVPQGLGKHVVSSKKAQANWYRKLLEAWREARPPPKTAEEASRLIIQTLKRHHKADVEGLLAFYGLPLPHALVQLSTGVPTSLPHGVKFEFQTLPVDARAVADGDTITVYVSTADPRESSCVPNEVQTAAVQRSMARAERNYEEADALHKKIIEAGYRVIFVQNEEVLARKYRIRLRGIDAPESKMPYGKESQEELVKLVEGKCLRIFVYTVDRYGRSVGDIYSNGIFVQEVMLKKGFAWHYDTYDKRTELAQWEAEARMKRLGLWAAKNPTEPWEWRKARREGH